One genomic region from Tigriopus californicus strain San Diego chromosome 4, Tcal_SD_v2.1, whole genome shotgun sequence encodes:
- the LOC131879207 gene encoding proton-coupled zinc antiporter SLC30A5-like: MLDALSSPATGLAGGGSSSATHWLLALVIGVKCIKVLGLYVAYDLLKSLHLVTFLFITLGIFAAFLVYKQKPFSSGPPLSKATWVVVAKYAFFTLVYQLFWFYGLTLCGPLRSILVSEQPALALSIGFLSLVCQGQSGVSSPAKTRGAILFLLGVLSLLLIDHDDNSPHHQAYHAGHANQHQEIYTIFTHMFSWTDISDHKGGVLVLSGLLILQSIIGWYGRRAAVQVGGTKRLGAFAALLSFLFLSPWALLNLLKQGSWGLDLSSNLALIFISVSVLVADFYIDSALSVKADKERLTRCGIFASFVSSSLLSVLWTQSMTFDGGHHLDPNDGIVHVPLMEDHQISPGVFLGIFFFFLATLNLTTSGRGGTRAFFVGYSSAGLPMYNITSESIHEAGQSIFRTAKQGMAQILEDGNSRRIFFFLLLNLAFTFVEFTYGVWTNSLGLISDGFHMLFDCSALVMGLYASVLSRWRPSKAFSFGYERLEVLSGYVNGLFLAVIALNVFTEGVRRLFDPPTVGTERLLAVSIGGLLVNMVGIAAFTFGSHGHSHGGGSHGHSHNANMQGVFLHILADTLGSVGVIVSSLLIEYYGWNIADPICSLFIAVTIFVSVIPLLSQSMKVLLLVSDEKVREAVRGCVEHLSESVPGYIQVQHVNVWTHTNEKVFATITLMAQENCDTQLITNTVCRLLRECGVHYPVVQVQSKQFEIHLQGLGTKFPFTSETSANHRLAADPISVGMKASSFMGI, encoded by the exons ATTTGCGGCCTTCCTAGTTTACAAGCAAAAACCATTCAGTTCCGGTCCACCATTATCGAAGGCCACGTGGGTCGTGGTGGCGAAATATGCCTTCTTCACTTTGGTGTATCAATTATTCTGGTTTTACGGACTGACTCTCTGTGGACCTCTGAGGAGCATTCTCGTATCTGAGCAACCCGCCCTGGCCCTCTCCATTGGGTTCCTATCGTTGGTATGCCAAGGCCAATCCGGCGTCTCCAGTCCGGCAAAAACGAGAGGAGCCATTCTGTTTCTTTTGGGGGTGTTATCCTTGCTTTTGATTGACCACGACGACAACTCGCCTCATCATCAAGCCTACCATGCCGGGCATGCCAATCAGCATCAAGAGATCTACACGATTTTCACGCACATGTTCTCGTGGACCGACATCTCCGACCATAAAGGTGGAGTTCTGGTGTTGAGTGGCCTGCTGATCCTGCAATCCATTATTGGATGGTACGGACGTCGTGCAGCGGTTCAAGTTGGAGGCACTAAACGCTTAGGAGCCTTTGCCGCCTTGCTTTCATTCCTTTTTCTGTCCCCATGGGCTCTTCTCAATCTCCTAAAGCAG GGTTCGTGGGGATTAGATCTTTCCAGTAACTTGGCTCTGATCTTCATCTCTGTCTCTGTGTTGGTGGCAGACTTCTATATCGATTCTGCCCTCTCCGTCAAAGCTGACAAAGAGCGACTAACTCGATGTGGTATTTTCGCCTCGTTCGTGTCCTCAAGCCTCCTCAGCGTGTTGTGGACCCAATCCATGACCTTTGACGGAGGCCACCACTTAGACCCCAATGACGGAATTGTTCACGTGCCTTTGATGGAAGATCATCAAATCTCGCCGGGAGTGTTTCTTggaattttcttcttcttcttggctaCCTTGAACCTGACCACTTCTGGGAGAGGAGGAACACGGGCATTCTTTGTTGGATATTCCTCTGCGGGATTGCCTATGTACAACATCACCTCCGAATCCATTCACGAAGCGGGACAATCCATCTTTAGGACAGCCAAGCAAGGAATGGCCCAAATCCTGGAAGACGGCAACTCCCgtcgcatttttttcttcctcctccttaaTTTAG CATTTACGTTTGTGGAGTTTACCTACGGTGTTTGGACCAATAGTCTGGGCTTGATATCAGACGGGTTCCATATGCTTTTTGACTGTTCGGCGTTGGTTATGGGATTATACGCTTCTGTTCTTTCGAGATGGAGGCCTTCAAAAGCTTTCTCGTTTGG gtATGAGAGACTGGAAGTCCTCTCAGGATATGTCAATGGCTTGTTTCTGGCTGTGATAGCTCTTAATGTGTTCACGGAAGGTGTGAGAAGACTGTTCGACCCCCCAACGGTCGGAACCGAGCGACTTCTTGCCGTATCTATTGGTGGTTTGTTGGTGAATATGGTCGGAATTGCAGCCTTTACTTTCGGCTCTCACGGCCATTCCCACGGAGGGGGATCACATGGTCACAGTCATAATGCCAACATGCAAG GTGTTTTTCTGCACATCCTTGCCGACACCCTTGGGAGTGTTGGTGTCATTGTTTCCTCCTTGCTCATTGAATACTACGGATGGAATATTGCCGATCCAATTTGCTCGCTCTTCATCGCCGTGACTATTTTCGTGTCTGTTATCCCCCTTTTAAGCCAATCTATGAAG GTGCTTTTACTCGTTTCTGATGAGAAAGTCCGAGAAGCTGTTCGTGGGTGCGTTGAACATTTGTCTGAATCGGTTCCCGGATACATCCAAGTTCAACACGTGAATGTATGGACTCACACCAATGAAAAAGTCTTTGCTACAATCACATTGATGGCCCAAGAGAATTGTGATACCCAATTAATCACGAACACG GTTTGCCGCCTCCTCCGTGAGTGTGGGGTCCACTATCCAGTCGTACAAGTTCAGTCTAAACAATTCGAGATCCACTTGCAAGGTCTGGGAACAAAGTTTCCGTTCACCTCCGAGACGTCCGCCAATCATCGTTTGGCGGCAGATCCGATCTCCGTTGGAATGAAGGCAAGCTCATTTATGGGAATCTAA
- the LOC131878967 gene encoding uncharacterized protein LOC131878967 has translation MISFKPHLQFQWLFVMVCALSFNVDGCKFSCQNDDQCLSIYRVCDGRKDCDNGRDEEDCEKYECLSNQVKCQDGLQCIRSSLMCAGSQPYCQDGSDSNRTHCTQFECPPKHRKCLNGWQCVSDRKFCNKQARGRGQYQCLDRSDETVWGCHQVNKTCDKQNKLWPCQSGNSSAHCIAMTKVCDGQEGLGTNNCEGPEDELDEFCRTWPCPQNYLKCGDSRQCILAGNICDGHPHCADGSDEVTIQIRPDVWDSCQEKGSLCLKYPQGHNWKIKGEPGARCDPETCLEVTKFCDGTCDCRSNCFDEDPQFCQDWHCAEGYFKCHSSGLCIREDQLCDGNFDCGTDSSDESDCPCLQHDSSVYFRDLLVPFLAQDCGSISLDCHCLRSATIDAKVDSGSKLVYLGIAPCGLENCSLATVELDFKDPAIKCQPHKRHLSLEETWQTTGGYEAKVSLPLALEGYTYVVKTENSTEPRLSCLTTRALASEMEERIFSQMLEPNQTTAASCQCNFSRIGRIGFFNEYKLPSSFHVDTRDYFYNVVYKTVGQNELLYTTDPNCIFHGSHIHWNQVYPTIFYGTGHQTEKDNKNFPLNLFLYHPNWYCEAPLDKVKLNLLTLMSFARSGKMKTKENNPWLTLSETDQLFLEAAICELDSQTFEYNYNGSVVTYLIMAKKSPKMSTNFTIANQRLDLYALHKLPDLNITKVINILVDSWDGWTLPKVANAKLLHELFVEQRHNNSLQNFVFSRLLLPRKVRDYVQTIGYTNLNDALRKNDVKTDLTFFRVCDQESCDLDPIRDPSHIQKSLSARWSRNCLNVDIGMDSFAIQASKVDTYYIIIDMNDTKLTSDPQQVTDQVDVHIKPLLGDGRDSPFYPQTNLVEVDGQIFCTNDKITIFPSFYVSTLVSALIHNNSQCVNELCDYQELYFEVDEFSFLGPFNAIWESHCFEEFGFELISDIFESKDQGVLTINKFWAFEHFNYMIFSKTRETKHVESTYLSGHIFALEIALGTLMSSICLIAIFGNLAVFLAIMIDPTAKKTIYQYLQMSLCLADVLMGLAGAGSIVFTQFGLLFGRVTINDFIEADAFTASFKSPEQAQRSGLNQFYFITSNVSLVLCGALVSLSTTVSLLLLSAMAFTRYQVASSSFRQHRIFSWATKHPGIASSLPWFVGLTFTSLHFFDIFSMQLTFQAFFDPISKLTILLPSSTRPLNFYIQTSIGGMVSLVTIWYSIKAWKEINKNAKEIQERGMISQQDQMQRRLKEERSWMHLTAAIIIGFVISVVPVFIFYMLSIFSIACPPVVQLFVWWLLVSGSFLNLIIYTFLNKKMKRSLLLSWRHVVLRVRSIYVNASDSSDSQMGLPDFRRMSSGVTQVTRATELESKLR, from the exons ATGATAAGCTTCAAGCCACACCTCCAGTTCCAATGGCTTTTTGTCATGGTTTGTGCGCTCTCATTCAATGTTGATGGATGCAAGTTTTCTTGCCAAAATGACGATCAGTGCTTGAGCATATATCGAGTTTGCGATGGGCGCAAGGACTGCGATAATGGTCGTGACGAAGAAGATTGTGAAAAATACGAATGTCTGTCGAACCAggtcaaatgccaagacgGCCTACAATGCATCCGAAGTTCCCTGATGTGTGCCGGGTCACAACCCTATTGTCAGGATGGAAGTGACTCCAATCGAACTCATTGTACCCAATTTGAGTGTCCACCCAAACATAGGAAATGTCTGAACGGCTGGCAATGCGTGAGTGATCGAAAATTCTGTAACAAACAGGCCCGTGGAAGAGGCCAATACCAATGCCTTGACCGGAGCGATGAGACGGTTTGGGGCTGCCATCAGGTCAACAAAACTTGcgacaaacaaaacaaattgtgGCCTTGTCAAAGTGGGAACAGTTCAGCCCATTGTATTGCCATGACCAAAGTGTGTGATGGCCAAGAGGGCCTGGGAACCAACAACTGTGAAGGACCCGAGGACGAACTTGACGAATTCTGCAG AACTTGGCCTTGTCCACAGAACTACTTGAAATGTGGGGACAGCCGTCAGTGTATTTTGGCCGGAAACATTTGTGATGGACATCCTCATTGTGCCGACGGAAGCGACGAAGTGACAATTCAAATCAGGCCAGACGTTTGGGATTCATGCCAAGAAAAAGGATCTCTCTGTCTCAAGTATCCCCAGGGACACAATTGGAAAATCAAAGGCGAACCGGGCGCCCGATGCGATCCTGAAACTTGCTTGGAGGTTACAAAATTTTGCGATGGAACTTGCGATTGTAGATCGAATTGTTTCGACGAAGATCCCCAGTTCTGTCAGGACTGGCATTGTGCTGAAGGCTATTTCAAGTGTCACTCGTCAGGTTTGTGCATTCGCGAGGATCAATTGTGCGATGGAAACTTTGACTGCGGAACAGATTCATCGGATGAATCTGATTGTCCTTGTCTTCAGCACGATAGCTCAGTATACTTCAGAGACTTGCTGGTTCCATTTTTGGCTCAAGATTGCGGCAGTATCAGTTTGGATTGTCATTGTCTTCGGAGCGCCACGATCGATGCCAAGGTTGATTCTGGGAGCAAGTTGGTGTACCTTGGTATTGCTCCGTGTGGCTTGGAGAATTGTTCCCTTGCCACCGTTGAGCTTGATTTCAAGGACCCTGCGATCAAGTGTCAACCTCACAAGAGGCATCTAAGTCTGGAAGAGACGTGGCAAACCACCGGAGGCTATGAGGCTAAAGTGAGTCTTCCTTTGGCTTTAGAAGGGTACACTTACGTGGTCAAAACGGAAAACTCGACGGAACCCCGTTTATCTTGCTTGACAACCCGAGCTCTGGCTTCCGAAATGGAGGAGAGGATATTCTCACAAATGTTGGAGCCCAATCAAACGACAGCGGCATCTTGCCAATGCAATTTCTCACGCATTGGGCGAATAGGATTTTTCAACGAGTATAAACTGCCTTCATCTTTTCACGTGGATACTCGCGATTATTTCTACAATGTCGTTTACAAAACAGTCGGACAGAACGAGCTCCTTTACACCACGGATCCGAACTGCATTTTTCATGGATCTCACATTCATTGGAACCAAGTGTATCCGACAATTTTCTACGGGACTGGCCATCAAACCGAGAAGGATAACAAAAACTTCCCATTGAACTTGTTCCTTTACCATCCCAATTGGTACTGTGAGGCTCCTCTAGATAAGGTCAAACTGAATTTGTTAACTCTGATGAGTTTCGCTCGGTCGGGAAAAATGAAGACGAAAGAAAACAATCCTTGGCTGACTCTATCAGAAACAGATCAACTCTTTCTTGAGGCTGCAATTTGCGAGCTAGACAGCCAAACGTTCGAGTACAACTACAATGGCAGTGTCGTAACATATCTAATCATGGCCAAGAAGTCGCCCAAAATGTCGACTAACTTCACGATTGCCAACCAAAGGCTAGATTTGTATGCTCTGCACAAGTTGCCTGATCTGAACATAACCAAGGTGATCAACATCTTGGTGGATTCATGGGATGGCTGGACTCTGCCCAAAGTGGCGAATGCCAAACTTTTGCATGAATTATTTGTTGAACAGCGACATAACAACAGCCTTCAGAATTTCGTGTTCTCGAGACTTTTGCTTCCTCGAAAAGTTCGAGATTACGTCCAGACTATCGGCTACACCAACTTAAACGATGCCTTGAGGAAAAATGACGTCAAAACGGATCTGACTTTTTTCCGCGTTTGCGACCAAGAATCGTGCGACTTGGATCCAATCCGCGATCCAAGTCACATTCAGAAGTCTCTATCGGCACGGTGGTCCAGAAACTGCCTGAATGTGGATATTGGCATGGATAGCTTTGCCATTCAGGCCAGTAAAGTTGATACCTATTACATAATTATTGACATGAACGACACGAAGTTGACCAGCGATCCTCAGCAAGTAACCGACCAAGTGGATGTGCACATAAAGCCTTTACTGGGGGATGGGAGGGATAGTCCCTTTTATCCCCAGACTAATCTCGTGGAGGTGGACGGTCAGATCTTTTGCACTAATGACAAGATCACCATTTTCCCGTCTTTCTACGTGTCCACATTGGTGTCTGCACTTATACACAACAATTCCCAGTGCGTGAACGAGTTGTGCGATTACCAGGAATTATATTTTGAGGTGGACGAATTCAGCTTTTTGGGACCATTCAATGCTATCTGGGAATCCCATTGCTTCGAGGAATTCGGTTTCGAGCTCATTTCAGACATTTTCGAGTCCAAAGACCAAGGCGTACTCACCATCAACAAGTTCTGGGCCTTTGAGCATTTCAATTACATGATCTTCTCGAAGACTCGAGAAACCAAGCATGTGGAGTCCACCTACCTTTCCGGGCACATTTTTGCACTCGAGATAGCACTCGGGACTCTCATGTCTTCAATTTGCTTGATTGCCATCTTCGGGAACCTGGCTGTCTTTTTGGCCATCATGATTGACCCTACGGCGAAAAAGACCATCTATCAATACCTTCAAATGAGTTTGTGTCTAGCCGACGTGCTAATGGGTTTGGCGGGTGCAGGTTCCATTGTCTTCACTCAATTTGGCCTTCTCTTTGGTAGAGTGACAATAAACGATTTTATTGAAGCGGATGCATTCACCGCCAGCTTCAAAAGTCCAGAGCAAGCCCAGAGATCCGGATTGAATCAGTTCTATTTTATTACATCCAACGTCAGCCTCGTCCTTTGCGGAGCCCTTGTCAG TTTGTCGACCACGGTGTCACTTTTGCTCTTATCAGCCATGGCTTTTACCCGCTACCAAGTGGCCTCGTCATCATTCCGTCAACACCGAATATTTTCATGGGCCACCAAGCATCCGGGCATCGCGTCTAGTCTACCCTGGTTCGTGGGACTAACATTCACCTCCCTTCATTTCTTTGATATATTTAGCATGCAACTGACGTTCCAAGCTTTTTTCGACCCCATATCGAAACTAACTATCTTACTCCCGTCATCAACGCGACCTTTGAACTTTTACATTCAGACCAGCATCGGTGGAATGGTCAGTCTGGTCACCATTTGGTACTCCATAAAGGCATGGAAAGAAATCAATAAGAATGCCAAGGAGATCCAAGAGCGAGGAATGATCAG